From Eriocheir sinensis breed Jianghai 21 chromosome 19, ASM2467909v1, whole genome shotgun sequence:
cactAAATCATGGTGTCCTgtcctctatgtgtgtgtgtgtgtgtgtgtgtgtgtgtgtgtgtgtgtctatcgtgGTTGTTtagcccttcctctttccctctctctctctctctctctctctctctctctctctccactcaataATAACTTTTCCTCTCATTAATCGTTCTCACCTGTAATTATTCAAATGCAGGCCAGGTAAATATTCCCGCCGAAACATTTTACAATTTAGCGACAAAATAAAAATGTGAAATTGTCCGTTGAATATTGAATAGTATGATTTTTAAAGTAATGGAAgttcatgagtgtgtgtgtgtgtgtgtgtgtgtgtgtgtgtgtgtgtgtgtgtgtgtgtgtgtgtgttattgcgtttattataattattgttattgttgttgttgttgtttttattgttatttttttgtgatatagGAACGGGTAAAAAAAGTGCGTGTGActttgagtgtgtgtctgtgtgtgtctgtgtgtgtgtgttgaaagttagttagtttgtttgtttgttcgcgtAGTTTTCTAATTAGTCGTCGCCGCGCCAGGTAAAGCTGTTGGTGTTGTTTGGGGACTTTTCCGGGAGTGTGTTTTGTAGCTCAGGTGTATTAGCGGTGTTTtcgttgttggtgtttttttttttcgtgttggtaTTTCTACAATGTGAatttataatgaaaaaaacaatatgaaTTTCTACAATGGTTATTTCTACAATGATTATTTCTACAATGGTTATTTCTACAATGTGAATTTCTACAATGGTTATTTATACAATGGTTATTTCTACAATGTGAATTTCTACAATATGAATTTCTACAATGTGAGTTTCTACAATGTGAATTTCTACAAAGTGAATTTCTACAATGTGAATTTCTACAATGTGAATTTCTACAATGTGAATTTCTACAATGTGAATTTCTACTATGTGAATTTCTACAATGTGAATTTCTACAATGTGAATTTCTACAATGTGAATTTCTACAATGTGAATTTCTACTATGTGAATTTCTACAATGTGAATTTCTACAATGTGAATTTCTACAATGTGAATTTCTACTATGTGAATTTCTACAATGTGAATTTCTACTATGTGAATTTCTACAATGTGAATTTCTACAATGTGAATTTCTACTATGTGAATTTCTACAATGTGAATTTCTACAATGTGAATTTCTACTATGTGAATTTCTACAATGTGAATTTCTACAATGTGAATTTCTACAATATGAAtctataatgaaaaaaagaaaactcatgtCGTGTTGATATGACGGCGTGGGGGGGTTTAGATGTATGATTGAGTGTATGCGTATATGTATGTGTGaacgaatgtatgtatgtgtgtatttatgaaggattttttttttttttttacaacaaaggagacagctcaagggcacaaaaaaaaggaaacaataataaaaaaaacgttactcgctgctccccaaaaaaagaatcaaaagaggtggccgaaagaaaggtcaatttcgggaggagaggtgccctgataccctcctcttgaaagttttcaagtcgtaggcaggaggaaatacagatgaaggaagattgttccagagtttaccagcgtgagggatgaaagagtgaagatcctagttaacttttgcataaggggtttggacagtatagggataagcatgagtagaaagtcgtgtgcagctgggcagcgggaggggggaggcatgcagtcagcaagttcagaagagcagtcagcgtggaaatatggatagaagacagaaagggaggcaacat
This genomic window contains:
- the LOC127000994 gene encoding DNA-directed RNA polymerase subunit beta''-like: MNFYNVSFYNVNFYKVNFYNVNFYNVNFYNVNFYNVNFYYVNFYNVNFYNVNFYNVNFYNVNFYYVNFYNVNFYNVNFYNVNFYYVNFYNVNFYYVNFYNVNFYNVNFYYVNFYNVNFYNVNFYYVNFYNVNFYNVNFYNMNL